In Luteitalea sp. TBR-22, one genomic interval encodes:
- a CDS encoding ligase-associated DNA damage response exonuclease, whose protein sequence is MLVSTPAGLHCAAGGFHVDPALPVGTAIVTHAHADHARPGSARYVCAEAGLPILRHRLGPDAVIDAWPYGQPRVVGDVEVSLHPAGHVTGSAQVRVHDGRSTWVVSGDYKRDDDPTCASFEVVACDTFVTEATFALPIYRWPSVNDVLDDLRAWIAATTAEGRPAILFAYSLGKAQRLLSLLAESLDRPALVHGAVAGMTAACKASGVALPDVEPVGEETKGAATRGRLVIAPPSAMNTPWLKRFPGAATAMVSGWMRVRGTRRWKGVDRGFVLSDHADWPALLDTIAATGATRVLATHGYADVLARACVEHGLEAGVLDAHVNGEEA, encoded by the coding sequence GTGCTCGTCTCCACTCCTGCCGGGCTTCATTGCGCCGCTGGCGGCTTCCACGTCGACCCGGCGCTTCCCGTCGGCACGGCCATCGTCACGCACGCGCATGCCGACCACGCCCGGCCTGGCAGCGCGCGCTACGTGTGCGCGGAGGCGGGCCTGCCGATCCTGCGACACCGCCTCGGACCCGACGCCGTGATCGACGCCTGGCCGTATGGCCAGCCCCGCGTCGTCGGCGACGTCGAGGTCTCGCTGCATCCGGCCGGGCACGTCACCGGGTCGGCACAGGTGCGCGTGCACGACGGCCGCTCCACGTGGGTGGTCTCCGGCGACTACAAGCGCGACGACGATCCCACCTGCGCGTCGTTCGAGGTCGTGGCCTGCGACACGTTCGTGACCGAGGCGACCTTCGCCCTGCCGATCTACCGCTGGCCATCGGTGAACGACGTCCTCGACGACCTGCGTGCGTGGATCGCCGCGACGACGGCCGAGGGCCGTCCGGCCATCCTCTTCGCGTACAGCCTGGGCAAGGCGCAGCGGCTGCTCTCGCTGCTGGCCGAGTCGCTCGATCGGCCGGCACTGGTCCATGGCGCGGTCGCCGGCATGACGGCGGCGTGCAAGGCATCCGGCGTGGCGTTGCCCGACGTCGAGCCCGTCGGCGAGGAGACGAAGGGCGCGGCGACTCGCGGCCGCCTCGTCATCGCGCCGCCGTCGGCGATGAACACACCGTGGCTCAAGCGCTTCCCTGGCGCCGCCACGGCGATGGTGTCCGGCTGGATGCGGGTGCGCGGCACGCGTCGATGGAAGGGCGTGGATCGCGGCTTCGTGCTCTCCGATCACGCCGACTGGCCGGCGCTGCTCGACACGATCGCCGCCACGGGAGCGACCCGCGTGCTCGCCACTCACGGCTACGCCGACGTGCTCGCGCGCGCCTGTGTCGAGCATGGCCTCGAGGCGGGCGTGCTCGACGCGCACGTGAACGGCGAGGAGGCCTGA
- a CDS encoding ATP-dependent DNA ligase, translating to MRRFAGLYATLDRTSSTNAKVQALEAYFREAPPEDAAWAVHFLAGRRLLRLLPTKLLREWAMALTGVAPWLLDESYAAVGDLAETLALLLDGVPHDMSEADVPLHVWIEERLEGLRGLGPEAQREAVVGWWRGLPTFERFILNKLLTGEMRVGVSQTLVVRALSDVAGVDTDVMTHRLMGQWAPSAAAFRALLAPEAGGDEPSRPYPFCLAYPLEQDVESLGPREAWQVEWKWDGIRAQLIRRGGRTFLWSRGEEVITARFPEVTAAAEGLPDGHVLDGEVLAWEGEAPLPFARLQLRIGRQTLTRQALTQAPAAFMAYDLLEQGGEDVRARPLDERRARLEAAVARHAPGLKLSPLVAEADWESLGTLRQEARARGVEGYMLKRRDSAYGTGRRKGDWWKWKVDPYSVDAVLVYAQPGNGRRATLFTDYTFALWKDGELVPVAKAYSGLSNEEIEEVDRWVRGHTLEKFGPVRRVAPSLVFEIAFENVQRSTRHKSGVAVRFPRIARWRRDKSPVEADAIDRLTALIK from the coding sequence GTGCGTCGCTTCGCCGGCCTCTACGCCACGCTTGACCGGACGTCCTCGACCAACGCCAAGGTGCAGGCGCTGGAGGCCTACTTCCGCGAGGCGCCGCCGGAGGACGCCGCGTGGGCGGTGCACTTCCTGGCGGGGCGACGCCTGTTGCGATTGCTGCCGACGAAACTGCTTCGCGAGTGGGCGATGGCCCTCACGGGCGTCGCGCCGTGGCTGCTCGACGAGTCATACGCCGCGGTCGGCGATCTCGCGGAGACCCTGGCGCTGCTGCTCGACGGCGTGCCGCACGACATGTCCGAGGCTGACGTGCCGCTGCACGTGTGGATCGAGGAGCGGCTGGAGGGACTGCGCGGCCTCGGGCCGGAGGCCCAGCGCGAGGCGGTGGTGGGATGGTGGCGCGGCCTGCCGACCTTCGAGCGCTTCATCCTCAACAAGCTGCTGACCGGCGAGATGCGCGTCGGCGTGTCGCAGACGCTCGTCGTGCGCGCGCTTTCCGACGTGGCGGGCGTCGACACCGACGTCATGACGCACCGGTTGATGGGCCAGTGGGCGCCGTCGGCGGCGGCCTTCCGTGCGTTGCTGGCGCCCGAGGCGGGAGGCGACGAGCCGTCGCGGCCGTACCCGTTCTGCCTCGCTTACCCGCTCGAGCAGGACGTCGAGTCGCTCGGACCGCGCGAGGCGTGGCAGGTCGAGTGGAAGTGGGACGGCATCAGGGCGCAGTTGATCCGTCGGGGTGGGCGCACGTTCCTGTGGTCGCGCGGCGAGGAAGTGATCACCGCACGATTCCCGGAGGTCACCGCCGCGGCTGAGGGCCTGCCCGACGGGCACGTGCTCGACGGCGAGGTCCTCGCATGGGAGGGCGAGGCGCCGTTGCCCTTCGCGCGGCTGCAGCTGCGCATCGGCAGGCAGACGCTGACGCGCCAGGCACTCACGCAGGCGCCAGCCGCCTTCATGGCGTACGACCTGCTGGAACAGGGCGGCGAGGACGTGCGTGCGCGGCCGCTCGACGAGCGACGTGCCCGTCTCGAGGCCGCCGTGGCCCGGCATGCGCCCGGGTTGAAGCTGTCGCCGCTGGTGGCCGAGGCCGACTGGGAGAGCCTCGGCACGCTGCGACAGGAGGCTCGCGCGCGTGGCGTCGAGGGCTACATGCTCAAGCGCCGCGACTCGGCGTACGGCACCGGCAGGCGCAAGGGCGATTGGTGGAAGTGGAAGGTCGATCCGTACTCGGTCGACGCGGTGCTGGTGTACGCGCAGCCCGGCAACGGCCGGCGCGCGACGCTGTTCACCGACTACACGTTCGCGCTGTGGAAGGACGGCGAGTTGGTGCCGGTCGCCAAGGCCTATTCGGGCTTGTCCAACGAGGAGATCGAGGAGGTGGACCGCTGGGTGCGTGGCCACACCCTCGAGAAGTTCGGACCGGTGCGGCGGGTGGCGCCTTCGCTGGTGTTCGAGATTGCCTTCGAGAACGTCCAGCGATCGACGCGGCACAAGAGCGGCGTGGCGGTGCGCTTCCCCCGCATCGCGCGCTGGCGGCGGGACAAGTCGCCAGTGGAGGCCGATGCGATCGACAGGCTGACGGCGCTGATCAAGTAG
- a CDS encoding NAD(P)/FAD-dependent oxidoreductase — translation MRIAIVGAGMAGLSCGLRLREAGFQVTVLDKGRGPGGRTSTRRAAVPFDHGAQYFTARDAAFQAAVGDWMARGVVAEWTPRMVAFDGPADPRASSDLPRFVGVPGMNAMAIDMAARLDVRTSVTVSALDRRGDGWYLATVADEPLGPFDAVVLTAPPPQTATLLAAHPFVAALRDVEMAPCWAAMTSWADEVDVAFDAAFVNDGPLSWVARDGSKPGRPHPHAWVLHASPAWSRAHLEETPDEVLPRLLQAFEALARRPLPALAFSAAHRWRYASVPRPLEQTHLWDRQAGIGVAGDWCGGPRVEGAWLSGRALADAMLANR, via the coding sequence ATGAGGATCGCGATCGTCGGCGCGGGGATGGCGGGACTGTCGTGCGGGCTGCGGTTGCGTGAGGCCGGGTTCCAGGTCACGGTGCTCGACAAGGGCCGCGGCCCGGGCGGGCGGACGTCGACGCGGCGCGCGGCGGTGCCCTTCGATCACGGCGCCCAGTACTTCACCGCTCGCGACGCGGCCTTCCAGGCGGCGGTCGGCGACTGGATGGCGCGGGGCGTCGTCGCCGAGTGGACGCCGCGGATGGTGGCCTTCGACGGCCCGGCCGACCCGCGCGCCTCCTCGGATCTGCCCCGGTTCGTCGGCGTGCCCGGCATGAACGCCATGGCCATCGACATGGCGGCCCGCCTCGACGTGCGGACGAGCGTGACCGTCAGCGCGCTCGATCGTCGCGGCGACGGCTGGTACCTGGCGACGGTGGCCGACGAACCGCTGGGTCCCTTCGATGCGGTGGTGCTCACGGCCCCGCCGCCGCAGACGGCGACGCTGCTGGCAGCACACCCGTTCGTCGCGGCCCTGCGTGACGTCGAGATGGCCCCGTGCTGGGCCGCGATGACGTCCTGGGCCGACGAGGTCGACGTGGCCTTCGACGCAGCGTTCGTCAACGACGGCCCGCTGTCGTGGGTGGCGCGCGACGGCAGCAAGCCCGGCCGCCCGCATCCGCACGCCTGGGTGCTGCACGCGTCGCCTGCGTGGAGCCGCGCCCACCTCGAGGAGACGCCTGACGAGGTGCTGCCGCGACTGCTGCAGGCCTTCGAGGCGCTCGCCCGTCGTCCGCTGCCGGCGCTGGCGTTCTCGGCCGCGCATCGCTGGCGTTACGCCTCGGTGCCGCGACCGCTCGAGCAGACCCACCTGTGGGACCGCCAGGCAGGCATCGGCGTGGCAGGGGACTGGTGCGGCGGCCCGCGGGTCGAGGGCGCGTGGCTCAGCGGGCGCGCCCTCGCAGACGCGATGCTGGCCAACAGGTAG